In a single window of the Longibacter salinarum genome:
- a CDS encoding BON domain-containing protein, translating into MATFDFPREYGVDLNAKTTFGSARAIQKRIEDVVSGQIKDFLVMDEGKEVTLIGEAPSQAVRETAILLAGNVKGTARVNDDALMVQNAETKPEVSFHRVEEGHTLASISEAEYGDAGNAIQVRQANDFLLDGNEEVEPGQTIRLP; encoded by the coding sequence ATGGCCACCTTCGACTTTCCCCGCGAGTACGGCGTCGACCTGAATGCCAAGACGACCTTCGGTAGTGCCCGTGCGATTCAGAAACGGATCGAGGACGTCGTCTCCGGACAGATTAAGGATTTTCTCGTGATGGACGAAGGCAAGGAGGTCACGCTTATCGGGGAGGCGCCGTCGCAAGCTGTGCGCGAGACGGCCATTCTGCTCGCCGGCAACGTGAAGGGCACTGCCCGCGTCAATGACGACGCGTTGATGGTCCAGAACGCGGAGACGAAGCCGGAGGTGTCGTTTCACCGGGTCGAAGAAGGCCACACGCTGGCGAGCATCTCCGAAGCGGAATATGGCGACGCCGGCAACGCCATCCAAGTCCGTCAGGCGAATGATTTCCTGCTGGACGGGAACGAGGAGGTTGAACCGGGGCAGACCATCCGGCTACCGTAA
- the rlmD gene encoding 23S rRNA (uracil(1939)-C(5))-methyltransferase RlmD, with protein sequence MASIKRGQHIELEIEKFADKGKSLARVDGYVVFVHGAVPGDRVKAYVFKKKKSYAEAKIDEVIEPSELRTEPRCRYADECGGCKWQHVEYEAQLEAKRQSVEETFAYNSDFSGIEVPPVIGCDSPYRYRNKMDFDFSADRWLTSAEIDSGQDFDTDFAVGLHVPGNFFKVLDLQECHLPSAVTPKLLNGIRDFAKARDWKPWDIRNHTGFLRHLVIRTGEHTGDVMVNLVTNGYDEERIEAVSSFLQEEFPEVSTFIHTNHKGKSQNPQGRERTIFGSGVIYDVIGGYRFAISPSAFFQTNTTQAETLYEVARDFADLKPTDRVYDLYCGAGTISVFLSQRVDKVIGVEMVEAAVDNARTNAAMNNIHNCTFRSGDLKDVFTPSFIAEHGRPDVVIADPPRAGMHKKVVQQIADLHPERFVYVSCNPQTQARDLDLLKDYYRIDRVQPVDMFPHTPHIENVVRCTRK encoded by the coding sequence ATGGCCAGCATCAAACGCGGCCAGCATATCGAGCTGGAGATCGAAAAGTTCGCCGACAAAGGAAAATCTCTCGCTCGTGTCGATGGTTATGTCGTCTTCGTCCACGGCGCGGTCCCCGGCGACCGCGTGAAGGCGTACGTCTTCAAGAAAAAGAAGAGCTATGCGGAGGCGAAGATCGACGAGGTCATCGAGCCCAGCGAACTCCGAACGGAGCCCCGCTGCCGGTACGCCGACGAGTGCGGCGGCTGCAAGTGGCAGCACGTCGAGTACGAAGCACAGCTCGAAGCCAAGCGACAGAGCGTCGAGGAGACGTTTGCCTATAACAGCGACTTTTCCGGCATCGAGGTGCCCCCGGTGATCGGCTGTGACTCGCCGTACCGGTACCGCAACAAGATGGACTTCGACTTCAGCGCCGACCGGTGGCTGACGTCGGCAGAAATCGACAGCGGGCAAGACTTCGACACCGACTTCGCGGTCGGCCTCCACGTGCCCGGCAATTTCTTTAAGGTGTTGGATCTGCAGGAATGCCACCTGCCGTCGGCCGTGACGCCGAAGCTACTGAATGGCATCCGGGATTTCGCGAAGGCACGCGACTGGAAGCCGTGGGACATCCGAAACCATACCGGCTTTCTCCGTCATCTCGTGATCCGCACGGGTGAGCACACCGGCGACGTGATGGTCAACCTCGTCACGAATGGCTACGACGAGGAGCGCATCGAAGCCGTCTCGTCCTTTCTGCAGGAGGAATTCCCCGAGGTGTCGACGTTCATCCACACCAACCATAAGGGCAAGTCGCAGAACCCGCAGGGCCGCGAGCGGACGATCTTTGGTTCGGGCGTCATCTACGACGTCATCGGCGGGTATCGCTTCGCAATCAGCCCCAGCGCCTTCTTCCAGACCAACACGACCCAGGCGGAGACGCTGTACGAGGTGGCGCGGGACTTTGCTGACCTCAAGCCGACCGACCGGGTCTACGACCTGTACTGCGGAGCAGGGACGATTTCCGTCTTCCTCTCGCAGCGCGTCGACAAGGTCATTGGCGTCGAAATGGTCGAGGCGGCTGTTGACAACGCCCGCACCAACGCGGCGATGAACAACATCCACAACTGCACCTTCCGCAGCGGCGACCTGAAGGATGTGTTCACGCCGTCCTTCATCGCCGAACACGGCCGACCGGACGTGGTGATCGCTGACCCGCCGCGCGCGGGCATGCACAAGAAGGTCGTCCAGCAGATTGCCGACCTCCATCCAGAGCGGTTCGTTTACGTGAGCTGCAACCCGCAGACGCAGGCGCGCGACCTCGACCTGCTGAAGGATTATTACCGCATCGACCGCGTCCAGCCGGTCGACATGTTCCCCCACACGCCGCACATCGAGAACGTCGTCCGCTGCACCCGGAAATGA
- a CDS encoding response regulator transcription factor, with the protein METTNARILIVEDDPEVGTGLEDFFSIKGYDVTRATDGSEAMQQITTLPPYDVVLLDVMLPEKDGFDVLREARKAGVDSPVIMLTVKGQDKHKLRGFDLGADDYVTKPFNAEELAARVRAVLERSRSSEVDDDAFTFGDVKVDFDTHTAIKDGEEVEFTSLEFDILEYFINHRGRTVSRKQLLRDVWGISGDITTRTIDRHVASLRKKIEPDPTEPQFIETVYGIGYKFAG; encoded by the coding sequence ATGGAAACCACGAACGCACGAATTTTGATCGTTGAGGATGATCCTGAAGTCGGGACCGGCCTGGAAGACTTCTTCTCGATCAAAGGCTACGACGTGACCCGCGCCACCGACGGATCGGAAGCGATGCAGCAAATCACAACGCTTCCCCCGTACGACGTGGTGCTGCTCGACGTGATGCTTCCGGAGAAGGACGGCTTCGATGTGCTCCGTGAAGCGCGAAAGGCAGGGGTCGACTCCCCGGTCATCATGCTGACGGTCAAGGGACAGGACAAGCACAAGCTCCGGGGCTTCGACCTGGGCGCGGACGACTACGTCACGAAACCATTCAACGCAGAAGAGCTCGCGGCACGCGTCCGGGCCGTGCTCGAGCGGAGCCGCTCCTCGGAGGTGGACGACGACGCCTTCACATTCGGCGATGTCAAAGTCGACTTCGACACCCACACCGCCATTAAAGATGGAGAAGAGGTCGAGTTTACGTCGCTCGAGTTCGACATCCTGGAGTACTTCATCAACCACCGCGGTCGAACGGTGAGCCGGAAGCAGCTTCTACGCGACGTATGGGGAATCAGCGGCGACATCACGACCCGCACGATCGACCGCCACGTCGCGTCACTCCGCAAGAAAATCGAGCCGGACCCCACCGAGCCTCAGTTCATCGAGACGGTGTACGGCATCGGCTACAAGTTTGCGGGTTAA
- a CDS encoding ComEA family DNA-binding protein — translation MHWLHLLQQRLAITRREALAILSVLALFFTGLVIQYVQKQNVPPVDRSLLLTDSLDAADTTAALTAEANLTESGTSGPPEEENLHDSDTVAESPGTINLNTASSAELQSLPGIGPSLAGRVIAYRKKRRFTSVEQLTAVRGIGPKTLEDVRPLIVVDTP, via the coding sequence ATGCACTGGCTTCACCTCCTTCAACAGCGGCTCGCCATCACCCGACGCGAAGCCCTGGCGATTCTGTCGGTTCTCGCCCTCTTCTTCACCGGACTGGTCATCCAGTACGTTCAGAAGCAGAACGTTCCCCCGGTCGACCGAAGCCTCCTTCTTACGGATTCGCTGGATGCTGCGGACACGACCGCGGCACTCACAGCCGAGGCGAATCTCACGGAATCCGGCACCTCCGGGCCACCCGAGGAGGAGAACTTGCACGACTCGGATACAGTCGCTGAATCACCGGGCACGATTAACCTGAACACCGCTTCGTCAGCCGAACTTCAGTCGCTACCGGGGATCGGTCCGTCCCTGGCCGGCCGCGTGATCGCGTATCGGAAAAAGCGTCGGTTTACAAGCGTCGAGCAGCTGACGGCCGTACGAGGCATTGGCCCGAAAACGCTTGAGGACGTTCGTCCGCTCATCGTCGTGGATACGCCATAA